The DNA segment GGAGGTGCGCCGGGGTCCGCTGGCCGAGCTGGCGAGCTGGGCCGCGGAGGGGGTGCGCGGCGAGATCACGGTCGTGGTCGAGGGCGCGCCGGAGAGCGGCCCGGAGGAGCTGGACGCGGCGGAGCTGGTGCGCAGGGTGCGGGTGCGCGAGGAGGCCGGGGAGCGGCGCAAGGAGGCCATCGCGGCGGTGGCGGTGGCGGCGGGGTTGCCCAAGAGGGTCGTGTTCGACGCCGTTGTCGCTGCGAAGCGCGCCGATCAGTGAGGGGCCTGCTCCGGCCGGTGGCTCGAGTAAAAACCGCCCTCTGAGCAGGGCTCTTCTCGGATGAGCGAATCGGCCAATGGGCGGCAAAAGGCTGTCGCCGTTGGCAAAGCGCGCAGGGGTCCGCGAGGGGCTTTTCGGCAAGGAAGACTCAAATCGGCTCCAACACTCGACAGCCCTGGTGCATTCGCGTCGGCGAAGGCGTCCACTGGTCGAAGGGACCCCGATCAGGGGGTGCTTGTCCAGCGGAAACGAGGAGCTGGCATGAGTGAGATCGCAGGGCAGACCGGCCTCCGCGGTACGGCCACAGCCGTTGTTCACGAGTCGTATTCTTTCGCCTGCATGCGCTGCGGGCACGGCTGGGAGCAGTCGTACGAGATAGAGCACCACACGGACGCCGACGGGCAGCAGTACGTGCGGTACGTGGCCGACGGGCACGTCGTGCCGTCGCCGCTGCGCAGCCCCAGCTGCCAGAACTGCGACGGTCACGTGCTGCGGATCATGCGCGCCGGACAGGTCTCGTCGGTACGGGGCGCGGGCGCGGGCCGGCACGGGGTGCCGCTCGCCGGACCGGTGGAGGTGCCGCAGGTGCCGGGCGCCGGCGCCGGCGCGGGCGAGGGGGCCGCGGCCGGGGCGCAGCACCACTGGCACCTGTCGGACCTGCTGCACCCCTTCCAGCGCAAGGCGAGCTGACCCTTCCGGAGCAGGGGTGGGCCGGCCCATCCGGCGCAAGGCGAGCCGGCCCTTCCCGCCCGGGGCGGGCCGGCCGCCGCCCGGCCCCGGGCGCCGGAGCCCGGGGCCCGGTCCCTTTCGTAGGATCGGGACATGCCTTCGAACACCGGCCGGAACGGCTCCCCGGGCGACAAGAACGCGGCGCCGCCGCCGCCCGCACCCCTGCGGGTGCCCGTCGCCGATTCCCACACCCACCTCGACATGCAGTCCGGCACGGTCGAGGAGGCTCTCGCGAAGGCCGCGTCGGTCGGGGTCACCACGGTCGTCCAGGTCGGCTGCGACATCGACGGCTCCCGGTGGGCCGCCGAGACCGCGCGGACGTACGCCGACGTGCACGCCGCCGTCGCCCTCCACCCCAACGAGGCCCCGCGCATCGTCCACGGCGACCCCGACGGCTGGTCCCGCAAGGAGGCCAGGGAGCCGGGCGGGCAGGCCGCGCTGGACGAGGCGCTCGCCGAGATCGACCGGCTCGCCGCGCTGCCGCACGTCAAGGGCGTCGGCGAGACCGGCCTCGACCACTTCCGCACGGGCCCCGAGGGCAAGGACGCCCAGGAGCGGTCCTTCCGCGCCCACATCGAGATCGCCAAGCGGCACGGCAAGGCGCTCGTCATCCACGACCGCGAGGCCCACGCCGACGTGCTGCGCGTGCTCAAGGAGGAGGGCGCCCCCGAGCGCACCGTCTTCCACTGCTACTCCGGCGACGCCGAGATGGCACAAATCTGCGCCCGCGAGGGCTACTTCATGTCCTTCGCCGGGAACGTCACCTTCAAGAACGCCCAGAACCTGCGCGACGCCCTCGCCGTCGCCCCGCTGGAACTGGTCCTCGTGGAGACCGACGCGCCCTTCCTCACCCCGGCGCCGTACCGCGGACGGCCCAACGCGCCCTACCTCGTTCCGGTCACCGTGCGCGCCATGGCCGCCGTACGCGGCATCGACGAAGACGCGCTGGCGACGGCCCTGAACGCGAACACGGCCCGCGCCTTCGACTACCCGGCATAATCACTCTTTCGTCACGTTTCGCAGTCGCGTCGCTTTGGAGAGTGACCGGGGCTCGGCTAGGTTCTGCCCCCGATCCGGACCTTTCGGCCCTGTGGAGCGTGTCGGCGTGAGCGGTAAACGGCGGTTGGAGACGGGCGCGTCGCCGGAACGGCGCGGTGGCCGGCGTGCGCGCGGGCGCGGGACGCGGGCGGCCAAGCGGCCGGACTCCGTGGTGCGCAGGCTGCTGCCGCAGGCACTGGTGGTGGCCTTCCTGGCCGGCGGCACCACCTCCTTCGTCGCCCAGGACCGGGCGATCCGGCTCGACGTCGACGGCCGGCCGCGGGCGCTGCACACCTTCGCCGACGACGTGGACGCGCTGCTCGCCGAGGAGGGCGTACGGGTGGGCGAGCACGACCTGGTCGCGCCCGCCCCCGACACCCCGCTGGCCGGCGGCGACGCGATCGCGGTGCGCTACGGCCGCCCCGTGCGGCTCACCCTGGACGGCCGGCGGCACCAGGTGTGGACGACGGCGCAGACCGTGGACGGGGCGCTCAGGGAACTGGGGGTGCGCGCCGAGGGCGCGTATCTGTCGGCCTCGCGCTCCCAGAGCATCGGCCGCGCCGGGCTCGCGCTCGACGTCCGCACCGAACGGGCGGTCACGGTCATGGCCGACGGGCGGGCCCGCACCCTCCGCACCAACGCGGCGACGGTCGGCGAGGCCGTCGCGGAGGCCGGGATCACCCTGGGCCCCGACGACACGCTCTCCGCCCCCGCCGACAGCTTCCCGCGCGACGGGCAGACCGTCACCGTGACGCGGGTGACCGGGGGGCGGGAGGTCCGCGAGGAGGAGATCCCGTTCCGCACCGAGCGGACGTACGACCCCACGCTGCTCAAGGGCACCGAGGTCGTCACCCGTCCCGGGCGCCCCGGGCTGCGGCGGATCACCTATCTGCTGCGCACGGTCGACGGGGTGCGCCAGGAGCCGCGCCGGGCGGGGACGGAGGTGGTGCGCAGGCCGCGGCGGCAGGTGGTGAAGGTCGGCACGAAGACGGCGCCGCGCTCGGTCGCGGGCACCGACGCGCTGGACTGGCACGGGCTCGCGGCATGCGAGTCCGGGGGCGACCCGCACGCGGTGGACTCCTCGGGGACGTACGGGGGCCTGTATCAGTTCGACGCGCAGACGTGGCACTCCCTGGGGGGCACGGGGCTGCCGCAGGACGCTTCGGAGTCGGAGCAGACGTACCGGGCGAAGAAGCTGTACGCGCGGCGGGGGGAGAGCCCCTGGCCGCATTGCGGGGAGCGGCTGCACGGCTGAGACCGGGCGGGGCGCCGTGGCGCGGGGTGCTTGTCAGGGGCGCCCTTCGTCGCCCCGTACCCTTGTCCCGTGAGTAGCCCCGCCCCCGATTCCCTCCTCGGCCCCGCCGACATCCGCGAGCTCGCGACCGCGCTCGGTGTCCGCCCCACCAAGCAGCGCGGCCAGAACTTCGTGATCGACGCGAACACGGTCCGCCGTATCGTCCGCACCGCCGGGGTCCGCCCCGACGACACGGTCGTGGAGGTCGGTCCCGGGCTCGGCTCGCTCACCCTGGCGCTGCTGGAGGCCGCCGACCGCGTCACCGCCGTGGAGATCGACGACGTCCTCGCCGCCGCCCTCCCCGCGACCGTCGCCGCCCGGATGCCGGCCCGCGCCGACCGCTTCGCGCTGGTCCACTCCGACGCGATGCACGTCACCGAGCTGCCGGGCCCCGCCCCGACCGCGCTCGTCGCGAACCTGCCGTACAACGTCGCCGTGCCGGTGCTGCTCCACATGCTCGACACCTTCCCGAGCATCGAGCGCACCCTGGTGATGGTGCAGTCCGAGGTCGCCGACCGGCTCGCCGCCGCGCCCGGCTCGAAGGTGTACGGCGTCCCGTCCGTGAAGGCCAACTGGTACGCCGAGGTCAAGCGGGCCGGCGCCATCGGCCGCACTGTCTTCTGGCCCGCGCCGAACGTCGACAGCGGGCTCGTCTCCCTGGTGCGGCGCACCGAGCCGGTCGCGACGACGGCCACGAAGCGGCAGGTGTTCGCGGTGGTCGACGCGGCCTTCGCGCAGCGCCGCAAGACCCTGCGGGCCGCGCTCGCCGGGTGGGCGGGTTCCGCGGCCGCCGCCGAAGAAGCCCTGGTCGCCGCCGGGATCTCCCCGCAGGCCCGCGGCGAGTCGCTGACGGTCGAGGAGTTCGCCCGCATCGCCGAGCACGCCCAGACCGGCGCCTGACGCCGGCACCCCGCACAGCCAAGGAGCGCAGTGAGCGTCACGGTCCGCGTCCCCGCCAAGGTCAACGTCCAGCTCGCGGTGGGCGCCGCCCGCCCCGACGGGTTCCACGACCTCGCCAACGTCTTCCTCGCCGTCGGCCTGTACGACGAGGTCACGGTCACCCCCGCCGACGAACTGCGCGTCACCTGCGCGGGCCCGGACGCCGCCCAGGTCCCCCTGGACCGCACCAACCTCGCCGCCCGCGCCGCCCTCGCGCTCGCCGCGCGCCGGGGCATCGAGCCGAACGTGCACCTCCACATCGACAAGGACATCCCCGTCGCCGGCGGCATGGCGGGCGGCAGCGCGGACGGCGCGGGCGCGCTGCTCGCCTGCGACAGGCTCTGGGGCACGGGCGCGTCCCGGGCCGAACTCCTCGCGATCTGCGCCGAGTTGGGCAGTGATGTGCCGTTCAGCCTGGTCGGCGGCGCCGCGTTGGGCGTCGGCCGCGGTGAGCGGCTGACCGCCCTCGACGTCGGCGGCACGTTCCACTGGGTGTTCGCGATGGCCGGGCGCGGGCTGTCCACGCCGGCGGTGTTCCGCGAGTTCGACCGGCTGGCCGAGGGCCGGGAGATCCCGGAGCCGGTGGCCTCGCGGGATCTGCTGGACGCGCTGGCCAAGGGCGACACCGACGCGCTGGCCGCGGCCGTCACCAACGACCTCCAGTCGCCCGCGCTCTCCCTCTTCCCGGAACTGGCGGCCACCCTGGCGGCGGGCCGCGACGCGGGCGCCCTCGCCTCGCTCGTCTCGGGCTCGGGCCCGACGACGGCCTTCCTCGCCCGCGACGCCGAGACGGCCCGGAAGGTCGCGGCGGCCCTCACCGCCTCCGGCACCTGCCGCACCGTACGGACGGCGGCGGGGCCGGTGGCGGGGGCGACGGTCCTTTAGGACGTCAGAGGGCGTCGGTCTCGGTCAGGCCGATGCAGCGGCCCGTTTCCGGCCATGTCATCACACAGAGTGACCATCCCCTCGCGCGTCACCCCCCACCCCCGAGGCCCTACGCTAGAAGGCTGACCCACGCGGCGGAGCCGCATGTCGATACCGCCCCGCGCACAGGAGTGAAATGGCCGTCAACCTGGTCAATGTCGAGAACGTCAGCAAGGTGTACGGCACCCGTGCCCTGCTGGACGGCGTCTCGCTCGGTGTGCAGGAAGGCGACAGGATCGGGGTCGTCGGCCGCAACGGTGACGGGAAGACCACCCTGATCCGGATGCTCGCCAAGCAGGAGGAGGCCGACACCGGCCGGGTCACCCACCTGGGCGGGCTGCGCCTCGGCGTGCTCACCCAGCACGACTCGCTCGACCCCGCCGCCACCGTCCGCCATGAGGTGATCGGTGACATGGCCGACCACGAGTGGGCGGGAAACGCCAAGGTCAGGGACGTACTGACCGGCCTGTTCGGCGGCCTGGACCTGCCGGGCTTCCCCAAGGGGCTCGACACGGTCATCGGCCCGCTGTCCGGCGGCGAGCGGCGCCGCATCGCGCTGGCCAAGCTGCTGATCGAGGACCAGGACCTGCTCGTCCTGGACGAGCCCACCAACCACCTCGACGTCGAGGGCATCTCCTGGCTCGCCCGGCATCTGCGGAACCGCCGCTCGGCGCTCGTCTGCGTCACCCACGACCGCTGGTTCCTGGACCAGGTCTGCACCCGCATGTGGGACGTGCAGCGCGGTGACGTGTACGAGTACGAGGGCGGCTACTCCGACTACGTCTTCGCCCGCGCCGAGCGCGAGCGCATCGCCGCCACCGAAGAGGCCAAGCGGCAGAACCTGATCCGCAAGGAGCTGGCCTGGCTGCGCCGCGGCGCGCCCGCCCGCACCTCCAAGCCCCGCTTCCGGGTGGAGGCCGCCAACGAGCTGATCGCGGACGTGCCGCCGCCCCGCGACAGCAGCGAGCTGATGAAGTTCGCCTCCTCCCGGCTCGGCAAGACGGTCTTCGACCTGGAGGACGTCACCGTCCAGGCCGGCCCGAAGGTGCTGCTCAAGCACGTCACCTGGCAGCTCGGCCCCGGCGACCGGATCGGCCTGGTCGGCGTGAACGGCGCCGGCAAGACCTCGCTGCTGCGGGCCATGGCCGAGGCCGCCCGCACCGAGGGCGAGGCGCAGCCGGCCGGCGGCCGGGTCAATGTCGGCCGGACGGTCAAGCTCGCCTACCTCTCCCAGGAGGTCGCCGAACTCGACCCCACCTGGCGGGTCCTGGAGGCCGTGCAGCAGGTGCGCGAGCGCGTCGACCTCGGCAAGGGCCGCGAGATGACCGCGGGCCAGCTCTGCGAGACCTTCGGATTCACCAAGGAGAAGCAGTGGACGCCGGTCGGCGACCTCTCCGGTGGTGAGCGCCGCCGCCTCCAACTGCTGCGGCTGCTGATGGACGAGCCCAACGTCCTCTTCCTGGACGAGCCCACCAACGACCTCGACATCGAGACCCTCACCCAGCTGGAGGACGTCCTCGACGGCTGGCCCGGCTCGATGATCGTCATCTCCCACGACCGGTTCTTCGTGGAGCGCACCACGGACCGGGTGTTCGCCCTGCTCGGCGACGGCGCGCTGCGGATGCTGCCGCGCGGCATCGACGAGTACCTGGAGCGGCGCCTGCGCATGGAGGAGGCGGTCGCCGAGCGCACCGCCGCCGCGGCGCCCAAGCCGGCCACGCAGGAGAAGAGCGCCGCCGACCAGCGGGCCGCCAAGAAGGAACTCCAGAAGATCGAGCGGCAGTTGGACAAGGTCGCCGAGAAGGAGACCAAGCTGCACGCCCGGATCGCCGACAACGCGACGGACTTCGCGAAGGTCGCCGAACTGGATGCCCAGCTGCGGGAGCTGGCCGGTGAGCGCGAGGAACTGGAGCTGCGCTGGCTGGAACTGGCGGAGGACGCGTAGGACTTCGCCGCCGCGAATCAGCCAGTGCGGCGAACGGCCCCTCCCCGGTGCACGCCGGGGCGCGCGTGCGCCGCGTGAAGGGGGCGTGAAGGCGCGTAACGGAGGCATCACGGGCCGGTTCTCCCTTGGGAACAGGGCGGATCCGGCCCGCTGTGCTGTCCGTACCGAGTGATAGAAAGAGCCGTCTGAAAACTGTCTCCACAACGACCTTGGGTCCGTCAAGAACCTCAGGGCGTGGCTAAAAATCAGTGAACGAGGGGGAAGAGCGCTGATGACTCAGCCGCCCGACCAGTCGCCCAGCGGCGGCTTCGGAGCACCGCAGGATCCGAGAGAGCCCCGGGACCCCCGGGGCTCCGGGGACCCGAGGGACACGGGGAATCAGCCGCCGGTCCCGGCCCAGCCGCCGACGGCTCCCGCCGCCCCGGCCCAGCCGCCCGCCGCGCCCGCGCCCCCGGCCGCCCCGCCGCCGACGGTCCTCTCCAAGCCGCCCGCGACCCCGGTGCCGCCCGCGACGCCCATCCCGCCCGCGCCCGGGGCCCAGTCCGGCCCGCCGCCGCAGCCGGGGCAGCCGCCCCAGCCCCCGCAGCAGCCGGCGCCTGGCTACGGCTACCCGCAGCAGCCCGGCCCCTACGGCGCCCCCACGGCCTCCGGGACCCCCGGCGCCCCCGGCCCCTACGGCGCCCCCGCGGCACCCGGGCCCTATGGCGCCCCCGCGGCCCCCGGCACTCCCGCTCCCTACGGCTACCCGCAGCAGCCCCAGCAGCCGGGCCCCTACGGGCAGCAGCCCCAGCCCGGTTACGGCTTCCCGCCGCAGCCGCCGTACCCCGGCGCCCCCGGCACCGCCCCCGGCGGCCCCTTCCCGCCCCAGAGCGGCGGCGGCAGGAAGAAGACCCTGCTGATCGTGGGCGCCGCGGCGGCCGCGCTGCTCGTCATAGCCGGCACCGTCTACGCCGTGACCAGCGGCGGCGACGGCAAGAAGAAGCCCGTGGCCGAGCAGAGCGGCAGCACCGCGCCGACCTCGTCCGGCGCCCCCTCGGCCTCCTCGTCGGCCACCGGCGGCGACGACCCCGAGGACCTCAACAAGGGCCGCGCGTCCGGCGAGGCGAAGGTGCTCTGGTACAAGTCGGCACCGGACGCCCCCGGCGCGGGCGCCGACGCCCCGGGCATGTGGATCGCCGGGAACACCGTGGTGAAGGCGGCGTACAAGCAGGTCTTCGCCTACGACGCCGGCAACGGCTCCGCCCCCTGGGGGCCCCTCTCCTTCCCGCAGAAGATCTGCGCGGTCACCCCGCAGAAGTCGGACGACGGCAAGGTCGTCGTGGCGTACATGAACGGCGCCGGCGACAACGCCAAGTGCAACCAGCTCACCCAGCTCGACCTCGCCACCGGCAAGAAGGGCTGGAGCGCCCAGGTCGCCGACGGCGGGCTGTTCGACAGCGCGCTCAACGTCGAACTCAGCGTGGCCGGACACACGTTGATGGTGGGCCGCTCCGAGTCGGGCACCGCCTACGACATCGACAGCGGCAAGAAGCTGTACGACAAGAAGCGCTACGGCAACGCCTGCTTCCCCGCCGGGTACGCGGGCGGCGCCGGCCGGCTCGTCCAGGTGGCGTCCTGCGCGGCCTCCACCAGCACCCAGCACGACGAGCTGCGGGAACTCGACCCGGCCACCGGCAAGGTGAAGTGGACCCAGTCCCTCAAGAAGGGCTGGCAGGTCAGCCGGGTGTACTCGATGAACCCGCTCGTGGTCTATCTGACCAACGAGGACAAGAAGACGTGGAACATCTCCACCTTCACCTCGACCGGCAAGTTCCGCTCCCAGGTCAAGGTCGACGAGAAGTTCTCCCCGAGCTGCGGCTGGGCGATCCTGGAGCGCAACCTCCAGGGCTGCCAGGGCGTCGCGGCCGACGCCGACACGCTCTACCTGCCCACGTCCGCGACCTCCAGCGCCAACGAGATCGTCGCGATCAGCCTCTCCACCGGCACCGCGAAGTGGCGGGTCAAGTCCCCGGCGGACGAGCCGATGGCCCCGATGAAGACCGAGGGCGGCAAGCTCATCGCGTATGTGCAGCCGTCGTACGACGCGGGCGGCCAGGTGGTCTCGATCCCGACCGCTGGCTCCGCCCACACCCCCACGAAGCTGCTCCAGAATCCGCAGGGCACCGCGCAGATCGAGGACACCTTCTACAACGGCGTCATCGACTGGGCCGACGGGCGCTTCATCATCTCGGCCGGCCGGCTCAACGGCAACGACGAGTCGAAGGAGAAGCTGATCATGGCCTTCGGCGACTGAGCCCGGCCCGCTTCCCCGCCCTCCTCCCGTTTTGGCCGCCGTCCGGCCGTCCGAGTGTCACCGAGGTACCCGAGCCATGACCCAGCCGCCCCCGCCCCCGCCGAACCAGCCCCCGCAGCAGGGAGGGTTCGGCCCGCCGCCCCCGTCGGAGCCGACCCCGCCCACCCCGCCGCACTCGCTGGACAAGCAGCCCCCCGCGGCCCCGCCGCCCCCGCAGGGTGCCCCCGGCCAGCAGCCCCCGCCGCCGTCCCAGCCGGCGCCGCCGTCAGGACCTCCGCAGCCGGCCCCGCCGTCCGGACCCCCGCAGCCGGCGCCCGGCTACGGCTACCCGCAGCAGCCGGCCCCCGGTTACGGCTACCCCCAGCAGGCGCCCCCGCCGGCCGGCTACGGCTACCCCGCCGCGCCCCCGAACCCGTACGGCCAGCAGCCCGGAGCCCCCTACGGGGCGCCGCAGCAGAACCCGTACGCCATGCCCACCCAGCCGATGCAGCAGTCCGGGCAGCCGGGCTACGGCTATCCGGGCCAGCCCCCGACCATGCCCATGCGGCAGCAGGGCGGTGGCGGCGGGCGGAACAACACCGCGCTGTACATCGTCATCGCGGCGGTCGTCGTCATCGCGCTGATCGTCGGCGGGGGCATCTGGTACGCGGGCTCCGGTGGCGGCGGCACCAAGCAGGACACCGCCTCGTCCGGCGGCGGCAACGGCGGCGGGGGAGGGGACAAGGGGTCCGGCGGTTCGACCGGCGGCAAGGAGAAGGCGCCGGCGAACGCGGCGGCCAAGGTCCTCTTCCAGGTCCCCTCGCCCTCGGTGAAGGACACGGTGAGCACCTCCGGCTCCTGGCTGACCGACAAGGTGTACGCCAAGACCGGCGTGGACGAGATCGTGGGCTACGACCCGGTCAAGGGCACCAAGCTGTGGACGGTCCAGCTGCCCGGCCCGGTCTGCGCGGCCAGCCGGCACCACACCGACGACGACAGGACCGCGATCACCTACCAGCCGACGAACAAGAAGTACTCCGGCTGCTCCGACATCGCGGCGATCGACCTCGACGCGGGCAAGAAGCTGTGGACGAAGACCGTCAACGTCGGTGACTACCCGGTCAATTACCAGAACGTGACGGTCTCCCAGCGCACCGTCGCGCTCGGCGACAGCAACGGCGGCGCGGCCTTCGACATCGACTCCGGCAAGCCGCTGTGGCAGCCGAAGCCGGGCGAGGACTGCTACGACTCGGGCTACGGCGGCGGCGCCAAGCTGGTCGCGGTGCGCAGCTGCGGCGACTCGGACAACACCCAGCTGTCCATCCAGACCATCGACCCGAAGTCCGGCAAGGTCGTCTCCGAGTACAAGATGGACCCGGGCATCGAGTATGCCTCGGTCGTCTCCACCGATCCGCTGGTGGTGGCCGCCGACGTCGGCGACAGCGCGGGCGACGGCAGCGGCATCTCGGACTACTTCTCCATCGACAACAAGACCGGCAAGCTGCTCGCCCGGATCTCCGCGCCCGGCAAGACCTACGGCGGCCGCTGCGACGGCATCACCCGGATCGAGGACTGCCACGAGATCGCCGTCGGCGGCGGCAAGCTGTTCGTGCCGACCGAGGAGCACGACGGCAGCGGAAGCTCCTACAGCACCACCAACGAGGTCGTCGCCTTCGACCTGACCACCGGCAAGCCCACCGGCCAGCGCGCCGAGGCCGGGGACGGCTATCTGCTGTCGCCGCTGCGCATGGACGGCGCCAACCTGATCGCCTACAAGAAGCCGCCGTACGACAAGGGCGGCCAGATCGTCAGCATCGACGGCTCCACCTTCAAGCAGACCAAGCTCCTGGAGAACCCGTCCACGGAGAGCGTCCGGCGGGCGGAGGGCAGCATGCTGCCGGACTACGCGGAGATCCTCTTCGGGCGGGGCCGGCTGTACATGTCCGACGTCTTCGTCGACAAGGCGGACTCGAACGACGACAAGTCGTACCTGGTGCTGGCCTTCGGCACCGACGGCTGACCTGCCGCCACACAATCACCCGAACGGGTGACTTGGTCAGCAGTGCCCCGGATGTCATCGGTCCGGGGCACTTCTGCTGTCCAGGGGCGGCGCGGCGGCGGACGAGCGAGTAGCTTCCGGGGGCATGCACAGGGGCGGGGTGCCGGGGGGCCCTCTGTCCATCGGGCCGGTGGACGTCCATAGTGGGGCATCCATGGGCGGGGCTGGGGGGTTTCTCAATGGGAGTACGGCTCATGGTCGTGGACGACCATCGCCTGCTCGCGGAGGCGCTGGCGTCGGCGCTGAAACTGCGCGGGCACCGGGTGCTCGCCTCGGCGGCGCCCGCCGCGGGCGCCGCCGATCTGGTGATCGCACGGGCGCCCGAGGTGTGCCTGCTGGGCACGGCCGTCCCGGCCGAGCCGGGCGCCTTCGACCCGGTGGCGAAGATCAAGCGGGAGCGGCCGCAGGTGGCGGTGGTGGTGCTCGGCCCGGTGCCCTCGCCGCGCGGGATCGCCGCGGCGTTCGCCGCCGGGGCGTCGGGGTACGTACGGCACGACGAGCGCATCGAGGGTGTCGAGCGCGCGATCCTCAAGGCGCGGGCGGGCGAGTCGGCGGTGGCGCCGGTGCTTCTCCAGGAGGCGTTCGAGGAACTGCTGAACCCCACCGCGCAGCCCGACGACGAGGCCCAGCGCCTGCTGAGCGTCCTGACCCCGCGGGAGGTCGAGGTCCTCGTCCGGGTCGCCGACGGCGAGGACACCCGCGTCATCGCCTCCGGTATGCGCATAGCGCCGAGCACGGCCCGCACCCATGTGCAGCGGGTGCTGATGAAACTGGGCGTGGGCTCGCGCCTGGAGGCGGCGGCGCTGGCCGCGCGCACGGGGCTGCTGGACCGGGCGGCGGGGCCGGGGTCATAGCCCCCGGCCCCGCCGCCCGCGAGCGCCCGTGGGGGCGCGGGGAACCGCGTGATCAGTCACGACGAAGCCGCACCCGGCAGACCGCCCGCGCCCCCGAAAGACCCCTAGTCCTCCCGCTGTTCGGGCACGGTCACCGGCCTGAGCTTGAGCCACACCAGGAAGAAGACACCCAGCAGCAGCATCCCGATCCCGGTCCACAGGTTGATGTTGACCCCCTGCGCCTTGTCGATCGCCGACTGCGAGTCCGTGATGCCGGTGATCGTGACGATCAGGCCGTAGACCACGAAGAGCCCGCCGATGATGCGCCGCAGATCGAAGATGCGGGACGCGGTCGCCGACTTGGTCTCCAGCTCGGTGACCTCGCGCGCGAGCTCGCCCTCGGTGTCATGGTGTTCGGAGTTCTCGGACATGTTCCCTCGATCCTCCCGCGTCAGAACGAGAACGGGATGTAGCAGACGGCGGCCAGCACGACCGCACCCCAGCCCAGCAGCGCCGGCTTGCGGTACCACGCGTCGTCACCGGGCGCCGGCGGCTCGGACATCCCCGGCGAGCGGGTGCCGTAGACCAGGCCCTGGAGCTCCTTCGCCGGCTTCGGCGCGGTGAACAGCGACACCAGGACCATCACGACCGCGCCGGCCACGAACCCGGCGATCGCCGAGACGAAGTTGGCGCCCTGGTCGGAGGGGATGGAGATGATCCCCTTCTTGTAGAGGACGAAGTAGTTGACCATCGCGGTGACGGTGCCCGCGAGCAGCCCCCAGAAGCCGGACTTGACCGACGCCCGCTTCCAGAACATGCCGATGATGAAGACGACGAACATCGGCACGTTGAAGAAGGA comes from the Streptomyces sp. SUK 48 genome and includes:
- a CDS encoding PQQ-binding-like beta-propeller repeat protein, yielding MTQPPDQSPSGGFGAPQDPREPRDPRGSGDPRDTGNQPPVPAQPPTAPAAPAQPPAAPAPPAAPPPTVLSKPPATPVPPATPIPPAPGAQSGPPPQPGQPPQPPQQPAPGYGYPQQPGPYGAPTASGTPGAPGPYGAPAAPGPYGAPAAPGTPAPYGYPQQPQQPGPYGQQPQPGYGFPPQPPYPGAPGTAPGGPFPPQSGGGRKKTLLIVGAAAAALLVIAGTVYAVTSGGDGKKKPVAEQSGSTAPTSSGAPSASSSATGGDDPEDLNKGRASGEAKVLWYKSAPDAPGAGADAPGMWIAGNTVVKAAYKQVFAYDAGNGSAPWGPLSFPQKICAVTPQKSDDGKVVVAYMNGAGDNAKCNQLTQLDLATGKKGWSAQVADGGLFDSALNVELSVAGHTLMVGRSESGTAYDIDSGKKLYDKKRYGNACFPAGYAGGAGRLVQVASCAASTSTQHDELRELDPATGKVKWTQSLKKGWQVSRVYSMNPLVVYLTNEDKKTWNISTFTSTGKFRSQVKVDEKFSPSCGWAILERNLQGCQGVAADADTLYLPTSATSSANEIVAISLSTGTAKWRVKSPADEPMAPMKTEGGKLIAYVQPSYDAGGQVVSIPTAGSAHTPTKLLQNPQGTAQIEDTFYNGVIDWADGRFIISAGRLNGNDESKEKLIMAFGD
- a CDS encoding PQQ-binding-like beta-propeller repeat protein: MTQPPPPPPNQPPQQGGFGPPPPSEPTPPTPPHSLDKQPPAAPPPPQGAPGQQPPPPSQPAPPSGPPQPAPPSGPPQPAPGYGYPQQPAPGYGYPQQAPPPAGYGYPAAPPNPYGQQPGAPYGAPQQNPYAMPTQPMQQSGQPGYGYPGQPPTMPMRQQGGGGGRNNTALYIVIAAVVVIALIVGGGIWYAGSGGGGTKQDTASSGGGNGGGGGDKGSGGSTGGKEKAPANAAAKVLFQVPSPSVKDTVSTSGSWLTDKVYAKTGVDEIVGYDPVKGTKLWTVQLPGPVCAASRHHTDDDRTAITYQPTNKKYSGCSDIAAIDLDAGKKLWTKTVNVGDYPVNYQNVTVSQRTVALGDSNGGAAFDIDSGKPLWQPKPGEDCYDSGYGGGAKLVAVRSCGDSDNTQLSIQTIDPKSGKVVSEYKMDPGIEYASVVSTDPLVVAADVGDSAGDGSGISDYFSIDNKTGKLLARISAPGKTYGGRCDGITRIEDCHEIAVGGGKLFVPTEEHDGSGSSYSTTNEVVAFDLTTGKPTGQRAEAGDGYLLSPLRMDGANLIAYKKPPYDKGGQIVSIDGSTFKQTKLLENPSTESVRRAEGSMLPDYAEILFGRGRLYMSDVFVDKADSNDDKSYLVLAFGTDG
- a CDS encoding response regulator transcription factor, with the protein product MGVRLMVVDDHRLLAEALASALKLRGHRVLASAAPAAGAADLVIARAPEVCLLGTAVPAEPGAFDPVAKIKRERPQVAVVVLGPVPSPRGIAAAFAAGASGYVRHDERIEGVERAILKARAGESAVAPVLLQEAFEELLNPTAQPDDEAQRLLSVLTPREVEVLVRVADGEDTRVIASGMRIAPSTARTHVQRVLMKLGVGSRLEAAALAARTGLLDRAAGPGS